The Niallia alba genome includes a window with the following:
- the pnpS gene encoding two-component system histidine kinase PnpS translates to MKSFKSRLMASVLFTIFIVFVFVAIFIESYNKKTFMDSFDNRLKRESTLIANQIMNNGGILEINNRLVKEYSEALDVQITIIDDSGEMLFNEGELQTETEYENQVQTLLSNEKVNAVSINGNPNFHFYQQELTDEEGRQGYLLIGAKVEEIENAYQHINWIIFSSFLFSFLVIYLIGYKLIYRYTRPIESATKVAIDLANGNYHARTYEDRVDETGVLSSSLNKVAKDMQEMVKAQEIQEDRLGTLIESISSGLLLIDSRGYINLINKSYKDIFFVRSADYLYKQYYKVIPYRQVTDLAEEIFMTEHKVIREMALEIQNEKKSFQVYGVPIIGTNDRWMGILLVFNDITELKKLEQIRKDFVANVSHELKTPITSIKGFSETLLDGAMEDRETLEEFLRIILKESHRLQTLIQDLLDLSKLEQHHFALNKEEFNLVEILNKATKMLEGRAEAKNIKLKFPQSNEVIQMEGDRSRLTQVFLNLITNAVIYTPNDGEINVYVVEKKKKIEVKIQDTGIGIEQDEIPRIFERFYRVDKARSRNSGGTGLGLAIVKHLVELHRGTIQVESEMGVGTTFTVILHKEFPF, encoded by the coding sequence ATGAAGAGCTTTAAATCTCGATTAATGGCGAGCGTTTTATTTACTATATTTATCGTGTTTGTATTTGTCGCTATTTTCATTGAATCATACAATAAGAAGACTTTTATGGATTCTTTTGATAATCGATTGAAACGCGAAAGTACATTAATTGCAAATCAAATCATGAATAATGGTGGGATTTTAGAAATTAATAATCGCTTAGTGAAAGAATATAGTGAAGCGTTAGATGTACAGATTACTATTATTGATGATTCTGGAGAAATGTTGTTCAATGAGGGAGAACTGCAGACAGAAACAGAATATGAAAATCAAGTGCAAACCTTACTTTCAAATGAAAAGGTGAATGCTGTATCTATTAACGGGAATCCTAACTTCCATTTTTATCAACAGGAGCTTACGGATGAAGAAGGAAGACAAGGATATTTACTAATAGGGGCTAAAGTGGAAGAAATAGAGAATGCGTATCAACATATTAATTGGATTATTTTTTCTTCGTTTCTATTCTCATTTTTAGTGATTTATCTAATCGGTTATAAATTAATCTATCGTTATACAAGACCGATAGAATCGGCTACCAAAGTAGCTATCGATTTAGCAAATGGTAATTATCATGCTAGAACGTATGAAGATCGAGTAGATGAAACTGGAGTTCTAAGTTCTTCTCTTAATAAAGTAGCTAAAGATATGCAAGAAATGGTAAAAGCGCAAGAAATACAAGAAGATCGTTTAGGAACCTTGATAGAGAGTATTAGCAGTGGATTACTTTTAATAGATAGCAGAGGTTATATAAATTTAATTAATAAATCCTATAAGGACATTTTCTTTGTCCGGTCTGCTGACTATCTCTATAAACAATATTATAAAGTTATTCCATATAGACAAGTTACCGATCTTGCAGAAGAAATTTTTATGACAGAGCATAAGGTAATTCGCGAAATGGCGCTGGAAATCCAAAATGAAAAGAAAAGTTTTCAAGTATATGGAGTTCCCATTATTGGGACAAACGATAGATGGATGGGGATTTTGCTTGTTTTTAATGATATAACGGAGTTGAAGAAGCTTGAACAAATTCGTAAAGATTTTGTTGCCAATGTATCCCATGAATTAAAAACGCCTATTACATCTATTAAGGGCTTTTCTGAAACACTTCTCGATGGGGCGATGGAAGACAGAGAGACGCTAGAAGAATTTTTACGAATTATTTTAAAAGAGAGCCATCGACTACAAACATTAATTCAAGATCTTCTTGACCTATCTAAATTAGAACAACACCATTTTGCTCTAAATAAAGAGGAGTTTAATCTGGTGGAAATTTTAAATAAAGCGACTAAAATGCTGGAAGGTCGAGCAGAAGCGAAAAATATTAAATTAAAATTTCCTCAATCAAATGAAGTGATTCAAATGGAAGGAGATAGAAGTAGATTAACCCAGGTTTTTCTAAATTTAATAACAAATGCTGTGATCTATACCCCAAACGATGGGGAAATCAATGTTTATGTGGTGGAAAAGAAAAAGAAAATTGAAGTGAAAATTCAAGATACCGGCATAGGCATAGAACAGGATGAAATTCCAAGAATTTTCGAGCGTTTTTATCGTGTTGATAAAGCGAGAAGTAGAAATTCTGGGGGTACAGGTTTAGGTCTAGCAATTGTAAAGCATTTAGTGGAATTACATAGAGGAACAATTCAGGTGGAAAGTGAAATGGGAGTAGGAACAACTTTCACCGTGATTTTGCATAAGGAATTTCCTTTTTAA
- the icd gene encoding NADP-dependent isocitrate dehydrogenase, protein MQGEKITVVDGVLNVPANPIVPYIEGDGIGPDIWAASSRVLDAAVEKAYNGEKKIVWKEVLAGEKAFNETGEWLPTETLDVIKEYLIAIKGPLTTPVGGGIRSLNVALRQELDLFVCLRPVRWFEGVPSPVKRPQDTDMVIFRENTEDIYAGIEYEKGSEAVSKLINFLQEEMGVNKIRFPETSGIGIKPVSEEGTSRLVRAAINYAIKEGRKSVTLVHKGNIMKYTEGAFKNWGYELAEKEFGDKVFTWAQYDRIKEEQGSDAANKAQAQAEAEGKIIIKDSIADIFLQQILTRPKEFDVVATMNLNGDYISDALAAQVGGIGIAPGANINYETGHAIFEATHGTAPKYAGLDKVNPSSVILSGVLLLEHLGWTEAAQLVIQSVENTIASKVVTYDFARLMEGATEVKCSEFGDELIKNMG, encoded by the coding sequence ATGCAAGGAGAAAAAATTACAGTAGTAGATGGAGTATTAAATGTACCAGCGAATCCAATTGTTCCTTATATTGAGGGAGATGGAATTGGACCAGATATTTGGGCAGCATCATCAAGAGTATTAGATGCCGCTGTTGAAAAAGCATACAATGGGGAAAAGAAAATTGTTTGGAAAGAAGTATTGGCTGGGGAAAAGGCATTTAATGAAACGGGAGAATGGTTACCTACTGAAACATTAGATGTTATTAAAGAATATTTAATTGCTATAAAAGGACCATTAACTACACCAGTTGGTGGCGGTATTCGTTCTTTAAACGTTGCCCTACGCCAAGAATTAGATCTTTTTGTTTGTTTACGTCCAGTAAGATGGTTTGAAGGAGTACCATCTCCTGTAAAAAGACCACAAGATACAGATATGGTTATCTTCCGTGAAAATACAGAAGATATCTATGCCGGAATTGAGTATGAAAAAGGCTCAGAGGCTGTTTCTAAATTGATTAACTTTTTACAAGAAGAGATGGGAGTTAATAAAATTAGATTTCCTGAAACATCTGGAATTGGAATTAAACCAGTATCAGAAGAAGGAACAAGTCGTTTAGTAAGAGCTGCGATTAATTATGCGATTAAAGAAGGTCGTAAATCGGTAACTCTAGTACATAAAGGTAACATTATGAAATATACAGAAGGTGCATTTAAAAATTGGGGTTATGAATTAGCTGAAAAAGAATTTGGAGATAAAGTATTTACATGGGCTCAGTATGATCGCATTAAAGAGGAACAAGGTTCTGATGCAGCAAATAAAGCACAAGCTCAGGCAGAAGCAGAAGGGAAGATTATCATTAAAGATTCTATTGCAGATATTTTCCTTCAACAAATTCTTACTCGTCCGAAAGAGTTTGATGTAGTTGCAACAATGAATCTAAATGGAGATTATATTTCTGATGCATTAGCAGCACAGGTTGGTGGGATCGGTATCGCACCAGGAGCAAATATAAATTATGAAACTGGCCATGCTATTTTTGAAGCAACACATGGAACTGCTCCGAAATATGCTGGCTTAGATAAAGTAAATCCATCTTCTGTTATTCTTTCAGGTGTTCTATTGCTTGAACATTTAGGCTGGACAGAAGCAGCACAATTAGTGATTCAATCCGTAGAAAACACGATTGCTTCTAAAGTTGTGACTTATGACTTCGCTCGTCTAATGGAAGGTGCAACAGAAGTGAAATGCTCAGAGTTCGGTGATGAATTAATTAAGAACATGGGTTAA
- the polA gene encoding DNA polymerase I: MKKKLILIDGNSIAYRAFFALPLLNNDKGVHTNAVYGFTMMLMKILEEEKPTHALVAFDAGKTTFRHKTFSEYKGGRQKTPPELSEQFPYIRELLKSYGIHHYELENYEADDIIGTLSLQGEKDGFEVVVISGDKDLTQLSSDNTTVYITRKGITDMESYTPSHIQEKYGLTPERIIDMKGLMGDSSDNIPGVPGVGEKTAIKLLKEFDSLENLVQSIDKVSGKKLKEKLEEFKDQALMSKELATIFREAPLTITLDDTEFPGMQIEKLKEIFKELGFNSLLEKLGEAPEKEELVLEAIEFKTVENITDTIFSDRNIMYVEVLEDNYHYAPILGISLLNEKGAYYLPIEQALKSPAFKVWAEDEKKEKIVYDAKRSEVSLRHQDIHLKGITFDILIAAYLADPSATIEDVASVAKKYGYTNLQSDEAFYGKGAKRKVPEQDLLADHLVRKAFALQAVLEEMEDELRKNDQEALFYDLEMPLSLVLADMESTGVKVDVARLKAMGEELSERLKEIEVRIYELAGETFNINSPKQLGVILFEKLGLPVVKKTKTGYSTSADVLEQLASSHEVIREILEYRQLGKLQSTYIEGLQKVVHNGRIHTRFNQVLTQTGRLSSIDPNLQNIPIRLEEGRKIRQAFVPTEENWVIFAADYSQIELRVLAHIANDEKLIEAFREDHDIHTETAMSVFHVEADEVTSNMRRHAKAVNFGIVYGISDYGLSQSLHITRKEAAKFIERYLESYPGVKNYMEEIVADAKQKGYVSTLLHRRRYLADITSRNFNLRSFAERTAMNTPIQGSAADIIKKAMIDMAKRLEEEGLKAKLLLQVHDELIFEAPKEEIEKLKEIVPDVMEHAVELSVPLKVDYSYGPTWYDAK; this comes from the coding sequence TTGAAAAAGAAATTAATCTTAATTGACGGTAATAGTATTGCGTATCGAGCGTTTTTTGCTTTACCTCTATTAAACAATGATAAAGGTGTACATACAAATGCGGTTTACGGTTTTACTATGATGCTAATGAAAATTTTAGAAGAGGAAAAGCCGACACATGCATTAGTTGCATTTGATGCGGGAAAAACCACTTTCCGTCATAAAACCTTCAGTGAATATAAGGGAGGACGTCAAAAAACACCACCAGAATTGTCTGAGCAATTTCCTTATATAAGAGAGTTATTAAAATCTTATGGTATCCATCATTACGAGCTTGAGAACTATGAAGCAGATGATATTATCGGAACACTTTCTCTTCAAGGGGAAAAAGATGGATTTGAAGTAGTTGTTATCTCGGGAGATAAAGATTTAACCCAATTAAGTTCGGATAATACAACGGTCTATATTACTAGAAAAGGAATAACAGATATGGAGTCCTATACCCCGAGCCATATTCAAGAGAAATATGGACTGACTCCTGAACGAATTATTGATATGAAAGGTCTAATGGGCGATAGTTCAGATAATATTCCAGGTGTTCCAGGTGTGGGAGAAAAAACAGCAATTAAATTGCTAAAGGAATTTGATTCCTTAGAAAATTTAGTACAATCTATCGACAAAGTAAGCGGTAAGAAGCTGAAAGAAAAGTTAGAAGAGTTTAAGGATCAGGCTTTGATGAGTAAAGAGCTAGCTACTATTTTCAGGGAAGCCCCTTTAACGATAACATTAGATGATACTGAATTTCCTGGGATGCAAATAGAGAAGTTAAAAGAAATCTTCAAGGAGCTTGGCTTTAATTCTTTACTTGAAAAATTAGGAGAAGCACCGGAAAAAGAAGAACTAGTATTAGAAGCCATCGAATTTAAAACAGTTGAAAATATTACAGATACAATTTTTTCAGATAGAAATATAATGTATGTCGAAGTATTAGAAGATAATTATCATTATGCACCAATCTTAGGAATTTCTCTTTTAAATGAAAAAGGAGCATATTATCTTCCGATTGAACAAGCTTTGAAATCACCTGCTTTTAAAGTTTGGGCAGAAGATGAAAAGAAAGAAAAAATTGTTTATGATGCTAAAAGATCAGAAGTGTCATTACGTCATCAAGATATTCATTTAAAAGGGATTACGTTTGATATCCTTATTGCAGCATATTTAGCAGATCCTTCGGCAACTATTGAAGATGTTGCCTCTGTTGCTAAAAAGTATGGATACACTAATTTACAATCAGATGAAGCATTCTATGGAAAAGGGGCAAAGAGAAAGGTTCCAGAACAAGATTTATTAGCTGATCATCTCGTGAGAAAAGCGTTCGCTCTTCAGGCAGTACTGGAGGAAATGGAAGATGAATTAAGAAAGAATGATCAAGAAGCGTTATTTTATGATTTGGAAATGCCATTAAGCTTGGTACTTGCTGATATGGAGTCAACAGGTGTAAAAGTTGATGTTGCTCGCTTGAAAGCAATGGGAGAAGAGCTTTCCGAAAGATTGAAAGAAATCGAAGTGCGAATTTATGAGTTAGCTGGCGAAACCTTTAATATTAATTCTCCCAAACAGCTTGGCGTGATTTTATTTGAAAAACTTGGATTGCCAGTTGTGAAGAAAACAAAGACAGGCTATTCTACTTCAGCCGATGTATTGGAGCAACTTGCTAGTTCACACGAAGTAATCAGAGAAATTTTAGAATATAGACAGCTAGGCAAATTACAGTCAACCTATATAGAAGGATTGCAAAAAGTAGTCCATAACGGAAGAATTCATACAAGATTTAACCAAGTACTAACACAAACGGGCCGATTAAGCTCGATTGATCCTAACCTCCAAAATATCCCGATTCGTTTAGAAGAAGGAAGAAAAATAAGACAAGCGTTTGTACCGACAGAAGAGAATTGGGTTATATTTGCTGCTGACTATAGCCAAATTGAGCTGCGTGTCCTTGCACATATTGCTAATGATGAGAAATTAATCGAAGCATTTAGAGAAGATCATGATATTCATACAGAAACAGCAATGTCTGTTTTCCACGTAGAAGCTGATGAAGTGACCTCTAATATGCGCAGACATGCGAAAGCAGTTAACTTTGGAATTGTATATGGAATTAGTGACTACGGACTATCACAGAGTCTCCATATTACGAGAAAAGAAGCAGCTAAATTTATTGAACGCTATTTAGAAAGTTATCCTGGAGTAAAAAATTATATGGAAGAAATTGTGGCAGACGCAAAGCAAAAAGGCTATGTCTCGACTTTGCTTCATAGAAGAAGATATTTAGCTGATATTACTAGCAGAAACTTTAATCTTCGTAGCTTCGCTGAGAGAACAGCGATGAATACACCAATCCAAGGAAGTGCAGCAGATATCATTAAAAAAGCGATGATTGATATGGCTAAACGTTTGGAAGAAGAAGGCTTAAAAGCTAAATTATTATTACAGGTTCACGATGAATTGATTTTCGAGGCTCCCAAAGAAGAAATTGAAAAGTTAAAGGAAATTGTACCAGATGTAATGGAGCATGCAGTTGAATTAAGCGTGCCATTAAAAGTGGATTATTCTTATGGACCAACTTGGTATGATGCAAAATAA
- the mutM gene encoding DNA-formamidopyrimidine glycosylase: MPELPEVETVRKTLKQLTQNKVIKEVVVSWAKMIKKPENAEEFSDALIGQSILDVKRRGKFILIETNDFTIVSHLRMEGKYGVFQVNDPVDKHTHVIFFFEDGSQLRYKDVRKFGTMHLFKKGEELDALPLSQLGPEPFAEDFTIANFTERLSKTNRSIKTALLDQKIVVGLGNIYVDEALFRSSIHPERMASSLKSKEIEKLYKEIIATLSEAVEKGGSTIRSYVNTQGQIGMFQLELYVYGRKGQECKVCGHTLERIIVGGRGTVFCPNCQKK, encoded by the coding sequence ATGCCAGAATTACCAGAAGTTGAAACGGTTCGAAAAACGTTGAAACAGTTGACGCAAAATAAAGTCATAAAAGAAGTTGTGGTTTCATGGGCAAAAATGATAAAAAAACCAGAGAATGCAGAGGAATTTTCTGATGCATTAATTGGTCAAAGCATACTTGACGTTAAAAGACGGGGGAAATTCATTTTAATCGAAACAAATGATTTTACAATCGTCTCTCATTTGCGAATGGAAGGGAAATATGGTGTGTTTCAAGTTAATGATCCGGTTGATAAGCATACACATGTTATTTTCTTTTTTGAAGATGGCTCTCAGCTAAGATATAAAGATGTCCGGAAATTCGGTACGATGCATTTATTTAAAAAAGGGGAAGAACTAGACGCCCTGCCTCTTTCTCAATTAGGACCTGAACCGTTTGCTGAAGATTTTACGATTGCTAATTTTACCGAGCGGTTATCAAAAACGAATCGTAGTATCAAAACAGCACTATTAGATCAAAAGATTGTGGTTGGATTAGGTAATATTTATGTAGATGAAGCATTATTCCGAAGTAGTATTCATCCGGAGAGAATGGCAAGTTCTCTTAAGTCAAAGGAAATAGAGAAATTATATAAAGAAATCATTGCTACGCTATCCGAAGCGGTTGAAAAAGGTGGAAGCACAATCCGATCCTATGTAAACACCCAAGGGCAAATTGGAATGTTCCAGCTTGAACTATATGTTTATGGTCGAAAAGGGCAGGAATGCAAAGTATGTGGACATACATTAGAAAGAATTATAGTCGGCGGAAGAGGAACTGTTTTTTGTCCTAATTGCCAAAAGAAATAA
- a CDS encoding DUF441 domain-containing protein produces the protein MFLFSQSYLFLYLLLAIALVAKNNSLIIAVIFLLIMKLIGIDSKLFALIQSKGINWGVTIITIAVLVPIATGDIGFKDLSATFKSPYAWIALISGIMVALLAKGGVSLLADSPEITTALVLGTILSVSVFNGVAVGPLIGAGIAYAAIKVVEWIT, from the coding sequence ATGTTTTTATTTAGTCAATCTTATTTATTTTTATATTTGCTTTTGGCAATTGCTCTTGTAGCTAAAAACAATTCTTTAATAATTGCGGTTATTTTCTTATTAATAATGAAACTGATTGGGATAGATAGTAAATTATTTGCCTTGATTCAATCAAAAGGAATTAATTGGGGGGTAACAATTATTACAATTGCTGTGCTTGTACCTATTGCAACAGGCGATATTGGATTTAAAGATTTGTCCGCTACCTTTAAATCACCGTATGCGTGGATTGCTTTAATTTCTGGAATTATGGTTGCGTTGCTCGCAAAGGGTGGGGTTAGTTTATTGGCTGATTCCCCTGAAATTACAACTGCTCTTGTTTTGGGAACCATTTTGTCAGTATCTGTCTTTAACGGGGTAGCTGTAGGTCCGTTAATTGGAGCTGGAATTGCTTATGCTGCAATAAAAGTAGTAGAGTGGATAACCTGA
- the mdh gene encoding malate dehydrogenase, translating to MVKRKKISIIGGGFTGATTAFLLAQKELGDIVLLDVPRNENSTKGKALDMFEASPVQGFDANIIGTSNYKDTADSDIVVITAGMARKPGMSRDDLVQTNQSIMKSVTKEIVQYSPNCVIIVLTNPVDAMTYTVYKESGFPKNRVIGQSGILDTARFRSFVAMELNLSVKDITGFVLGGHGDDMVPLIRYSYAGGIPLESLIPKHRLEEIIERTRNGGAEIVNLLGNGSAYYAPAASLVDMCEAIIKNQRRVLPTIAYLEGEYGYNDLYLGVPTILGGNGIEQIIELDLTEEEKAALDKSVHSVRNVLTVLN from the coding sequence ATGGTTAAGCGCAAGAAAATTTCCATCATTGGTGGGGGATTTACTGGAGCAACAACGGCTTTTTTACTTGCTCAAAAAGAACTAGGGGATATCGTATTATTAGATGTTCCACGAAATGAAAATTCAACTAAAGGAAAAGCTTTGGATATGTTTGAAGCTAGTCCTGTACAGGGATTCGATGCAAATATAATTGGAACTTCTAATTATAAAGATACTGCTGATTCTGATATTGTCGTGATAACTGCTGGTATGGCAAGAAAGCCAGGCATGAGTAGAGATGATCTCGTACAGACAAATCAGTCTATTATGAAATCGGTAACGAAGGAAATTGTTCAGTATTCACCTAATTGTGTAATTATCGTGCTTACTAATCCTGTGGATGCTATGACTTATACTGTTTATAAAGAATCTGGTTTCCCAAAAAATAGAGTAATCGGCCAGTCTGGTATTCTAGATACAGCGCGCTTTCGCAGCTTTGTTGCAATGGAGTTAAACCTTTCTGTTAAAGATATCACAGGATTTGTATTAGGTGGCCATGGTGATGATATGGTACCGCTTATTCGTTATTCTTATGCAGGAGGAATTCCATTAGAATCGCTCATTCCAAAACATAGATTAGAAGAAATTATCGAGAGAACGAGAAATGGCGGAGCGGAAATTGTAAATCTGCTTGGCAATGGAAGCGCCTATTATGCTCCAGCAGCTTCATTAGTTGATATGTGTGAGGCAATTATTAAAAATCAAAGACGAGTCCTTCCAACTATCGCTTATTTGGAAGGCGAGTATGGCTATAACGATCTTTATCTAGGCGTACCTACTATTCTAGGTGGTAACGGAATCGAACAAATTATTGAACTTGATTTAACAGAGGAAGAAAAAGCGGCACTAGACAAATCCGTCCATTCGGTTCGTAACGTCTTGACAGTATTAAATTAA
- a CDS encoding response regulator transcription factor, translating into MKKKVLVVDDEQSIVTLLKYNLQQAGYDVLTAMDGEEGLNLALTANPDVILLDLMLPKKDGMDVCKELRQQKVLTPILMLTAKDDEFDKVLGLELGADDYMTKPFSPREVIARIKAVLRRIQMQVPAASDEIDEDEDDGIKIAELRVLPNYYEAYFKEELLELTPKEFELLLYLVKNKGRVLTRDQLLSAVWNYDFVGDTRIVDVHISHLREKIEENTKKPIYIKTIRGLGYKLEEPK; encoded by the coding sequence ATGAAGAAAAAGGTTTTGGTTGTAGATGATGAACAATCTATCGTAACTTTACTGAAGTATAATTTGCAACAGGCAGGCTATGATGTATTAACTGCCATGGATGGAGAAGAAGGATTGAATCTAGCATTAACTGCTAATCCGGATGTCATCTTACTTGATTTAATGTTGCCAAAAAAAGATGGGATGGATGTTTGTAAAGAATTACGCCAACAGAAAGTGTTAACTCCTATATTAATGTTAACGGCAAAAGATGATGAGTTTGATAAAGTTTTAGGACTAGAGCTTGGAGCAGATGATTATATGACGAAACCATTTAGTCCAAGGGAAGTCATCGCTCGAATTAAAGCCGTTTTGAGACGAATACAAATGCAAGTACCTGCAGCTTCTGATGAAATAGATGAAGATGAGGATGACGGTATTAAAATCGCTGAGTTAAGAGTACTTCCTAATTATTATGAAGCGTACTTCAAAGAAGAATTATTAGAATTAACTCCGAAAGAGTTTGAGTTATTATTATATCTTGTTAAAAATAAGGGGAGAGTTCTAACAAGAGATCAGTTATTAAGTGCAGTATGGAACTATGATTTTGTAGGCGATACAAGAATTGTAGATGTCCATATTAGTCATTTGCGTGAAAAAATTGAAGAAAATACAAAAAAACCTATATATATTAAAACAATACGTGGTTTAGGATATAAATTAGAGGAACCAAAATAA
- the citZ gene encoding citrate synthase, whose translation MAVTKGLEGVIATTSSISSIIDDSLAYVGYDIDVLAEQSSFEEVIYLLWHQKLPNDTELAKLKQELADNAELPVSLIEQMKLMPLNKVHPMAVLRSTVSLLGAYDESADVMDSETNYLKAVRLQAKMPTIVTAFSRLRKGLDPISPRKDLGFAANFLYMLNGQEPEDIAIEAFNKALVLHADHELNASTFTARVCVATLSDVYSGITSAIGALKGPLHGGANEAVMKMLTEIGSIDNVEPYIREKIANKEKIMGFGHRVYRKGDPRAKHLKEMARKLTQLTGEPQLYEMSIKIETMLKEEKNLVPNVDFFSASVYHSLGIDHDLFTPIFAVSRVSGWLAHILEQYENNRLIRPRADYVGPERLEYVPVNKR comes from the coding sequence ATGGCTGTTACAAAAGGGCTTGAGGGGGTTATTGCAACAACATCTTCTATCAGTTCCATTATAGATGATTCACTTGCTTATGTGGGTTATGATATTGATGTGTTAGCAGAGCAATCTAGTTTTGAAGAAGTAATCTATTTATTATGGCATCAAAAACTGCCAAATGATACGGAGCTGGCAAAACTAAAACAAGAATTGGCAGATAATGCTGAATTACCAGTCTCTTTGATTGAGCAAATGAAGCTAATGCCATTAAATAAAGTACATCCTATGGCTGTACTTCGTTCAACTGTCTCTTTATTAGGAGCATATGATGAAAGCGCAGATGTAATGGATTCGGAAACCAATTATTTAAAAGCTGTAAGGCTTCAAGCAAAAATGCCAACTATCGTAACAGCTTTTTCTAGATTAAGAAAAGGTCTCGATCCAATTTCTCCAAGAAAAGATTTAGGATTTGCTGCTAACTTCTTATATATGCTGAATGGGCAAGAACCAGAAGACATTGCGATTGAGGCTTTTAATAAAGCGCTCGTTCTTCATGCAGATCATGAGCTAAATGCATCTACCTTTACTGCTAGAGTTTGTGTTGCAACATTGTCTGATGTATATTCAGGGATTACATCAGCTATAGGAGCATTAAAAGGGCCATTACATGGTGGAGCAAACGAAGCAGTTATGAAAATGCTGACGGAAATTGGAAGCATTGACAATGTGGAACCATATATTAGAGAAAAGATAGCGAACAAAGAAAAAATAATGGGATTTGGTCATCGCGTTTATCGAAAGGGCGATCCTCGTGCCAAACATCTAAAGGAAATGGCAAGAAAATTAACACAATTAACTGGTGAACCTCAGTTGTATGAGATGAGTATTAAGATTGAGACAATGTTAAAGGAAGAGAAAAATTTAGTACCAAACGTAGACTTTTTCTCTGCCTCTGTTTATCATAGTCTAGGTATTGACCATGATTTATTTACCCCGATTTTTGCGGTAAGCAGGGTTTCTGGCTGGCTGGCTCATATTCTCGAGCAGTACGAGAATAATCGTCTTATTCGCCCTAGAGCAGATTATGTTGGTCCTGAACGTTTGGAATATGTACCAGTTAACAAACGCTAA